In Paraburkholderia terrae, the following proteins share a genomic window:
- the parS gene encoding type II RES/Xre toxin-antitoxin system antitoxin, producing the protein MNAPATSARRPARKAAVRLPAKPAAPSRAAKVHATKINDYLTLYHAPPLERISFIKHGVDAHDVYVLARNMGTSQDNLMVTLGLPRSTIIRKAKGKARLSAEQSERVIGMARLVGQVEAMVAESGDPAGFDAAHWVNEWLDQPNPALDQRRPAEFMDTVAGQEFVAALLAKAQSGAYA; encoded by the coding sequence GTGAACGCGCCCGCCACCTCCGCCCGTCGCCCGGCCCGCAAGGCTGCAGTTCGTCTCCCGGCAAAACCCGCCGCGCCGTCGCGGGCCGCCAAAGTGCATGCGACGAAGATCAACGACTACCTCACCCTCTATCACGCGCCTCCGCTCGAGCGCATCAGCTTCATCAAGCACGGTGTGGATGCCCACGACGTGTACGTTCTTGCGCGCAACATGGGAACCTCGCAGGATAATCTGATGGTGACCCTGGGGTTGCCGCGCTCGACCATCATCCGTAAGGCCAAGGGGAAGGCGCGCCTGTCTGCGGAGCAGAGCGAACGGGTGATCGGTATGGCAAGGCTGGTCGGCCAGGTCGAAGCGATGGTCGCGGAATCCGGTGATCCGGCAGGCTTCGACGCTGCCCACTGGGTGAACGAATGGCTGGACCAGCCCAACCCGGCACTGGATCAACGCCGTCCTGCCGAGTTCATGGATACGGTCGCGGGACAGGAATTTGTCGCTGCCCTGCTGGCGAAGGCACAGAGCGGAGCGTACGCGTGA
- a CDS encoding RES family NAD+ phosphorylase produces the protein MTVAVWRIATEAPNYPADDLSGAGAKVTGGRWNRRGTPVLYCASTIALACLETVVHIRAAGLPLNRYLVRLDVPDNVWQAATVFTNISAPIGWDAIPPGMTSLDTGEKWIYNAATALLLVPSVIVPEETNVLINPAHPDAAGIRAQKVRRWTYDQRMG, from the coding sequence GTGACGGTCGCGGTCTGGCGGATCGCGACCGAAGCGCCCAACTACCCCGCAGACGATCTTTCCGGTGCCGGCGCGAAGGTGACGGGTGGCCGGTGGAACCGGCGCGGAACGCCGGTTTTGTACTGTGCGTCGACCATCGCCCTGGCCTGTCTGGAAACCGTGGTTCACATTCGCGCGGCGGGATTGCCGCTGAACCGCTACCTCGTTCGTCTGGACGTGCCCGACAACGTCTGGCAGGCCGCGACGGTTTTCACGAACATCTCAGCGCCCATCGGGTGGGACGCAATCCCCCCCGGTATGACGAGCCTGGATACAGGTGAGAAATGGATCTATAACGCCGCCACCGCCCTGCTTCTTGTGCCGTCCGTCATCGTCCCGGAGGAGACGAACGTCCTCATCAACCCGGCACATCCGGATGCAGCGGGCATTCGTGCGCAGAAAGTGCGGCGTTGGACCTACGATCAGCGAATGGGTTAA
- a CDS encoding SET domain-containing protein gives MVDLQPDTYLLEYKGALVSWKKAQQAYALSGAEDGHTFFFALDGARVIDGARGGNPARWLNHSCSPNREAEQDDDRVFMRTTRPIGKGVELFIDYQLQVEGRRTAAIARRYACHCRVAGCRGTMLAV, from the coding sequence CTGGTCGATCTCCAGCCCGACACGTACCTTCTCGAATATAAAGGCGCACTTGTCTCGTGGAAAAAGGCACAACAGGCCTACGCTCTTTCGGGCGCTGAAGACGGCCACACGTTTTTCTTCGCGCTGGATGGCGCGCGGGTGATTGATGGTGCCCGGGGAGGGAATCCCGCCCGGTGGCTCAATCACAGCTGCTCGCCGAACCGCGAGGCTGAACAGGATGACGACCGGGTATTCATGCGGACGACCCGTCCCATCGGAAAGGGCGTGGAACTTTTCATTGACTATCAGCTTCAGGTTGAAGGTCGCCGGACTGCTGCGATTGCCCGAAGGTACGCGTGCCACTGTCGGGTAGCCGGCTGTCGAGGCACAATGCTCGCGGTCTGA